A single window of Narcine bancroftii isolate sNarBan1 chromosome 1, sNarBan1.hap1, whole genome shotgun sequence DNA harbors:
- the tbc1d13 gene encoding TBC1 domain family member 13: MSTLYKNRIEEFRIALNETKISVIKLRELCFSGIPFEGGLRSLCWKILLNYLPTEQAQWNASLKKQREIYAQFLKEMIIQPGIAKANLGFFREDVTLEDHPLNPNPDSRWNTYFKDNEVLLQIDKDVRRLYPDMAFFQRPTDYPCLLIMDPQNEFETLRRRVEQTTLKSQTVAHNRSGVTNVCSPRKTTSANEYEVLPNGCEAHWEVVERILFIYAKLNPGIAYVQGMNEVVGPIYYTFATDPNTEWKEHAEADTFFCFTNLMSEIRDNFIKSLDDSQCGITYKMEKVYSTLKEKDMDLYLKLQEQNIKPQFFAFRWLTLLLSQEFLLPDVIRIWDSLFSDIDRFDFLILVCCAMLILIRDQLLAGDFTINMRLLQDYPISDVDLILKKAKELQDSP; this comes from the exons GAATTCCATTTGAAGGGGGACTGCGCTCACTTTGCTGGAAG ATCCTCCTCAATTACCTTCCCACAGAGCAGGCTCAGTGGAATGCTTCCTTGAAGAAACAAAG GGAAATTTATGCACAGTtcttgaaggagatgatcattcaGCCTGGTATTGCCAAAGCAAATCTGGGCTTCTTCCGAGAGGATGTCACATTGGAGGACCAC CCCTTGAATCCAAACCCTGATAGTCGATGGAACACTTACTTTAAAGACAATGAGGTTCTCCTGCAAATTGACAAAGATGTTCG GCGACTCTATCCAGACATGGCATTTTTCCAGCGACCCACTGATTATCCATGCCTTTTGATTATGGATCCCCAAAATGAGTTTGAAACGCTTCGCAGGCGTGTAGAGCAAACCACTTTAAAATCCCAGACAGTTGCACATAATCGGAGTGGTGTTACAAAT GTTTGCTCCCCTCGCAAAACAACCTCGGCCAATGAATATGAAGTGCTTCCCAACGGCTGTGAGGCTCACTGGGAGGTGGTTGAGAGAATCCTATTCATTTATGCCAAACTGAACCCAGGAATCGCTTATGTTCAGGGTATGAATGAGGTTGTGGGTCCAATTTACTACACCTTTGCTACAGATCCTAACACTGAGTGGAAAG AACACGCAGAAGCAGATACATTTTTCTGCTTCACAAACCTGATGTCAGAAATCAGGGACAATTTTATCAAGAGCCTAGATGACTCGCAGTGTGGGATCACTTATAAAATGGAGAAAGTTTACTCTACACTGAAGGAGAAAGACATGGATCTGTATCTCAAACTG CAAGAGCAGAATATCAAGCCACAATTTTTTGCCTTTCGCTGGCTCACGCTGCTGCTTTCCCAGGAGTTCCTTCTTCCTGACGTTATCCGAATATGGGATTCCCTGTTTTCTGATATTGACCGATTTGATTTCCTCATCCTAGTCTGCTGTGCCATGTTGAT tttaattcgGGATCAGTTGCTTGCTGGAGACTTCACGATAAACATGAGACTGCTACAG GATTATCCAATTTCTGATGTTGACCTGATCCTGAAGAAAGCAAAAGAACTGCAGGATTCTCCATAG